One Coffea eugenioides isolate CCC68of chromosome 2, Ceug_1.0, whole genome shotgun sequence genomic window, AATCAGCAGCAACACACACACTGTAGTTGAGTACAACCGGCATTTTCTCGCATGATAGATCCTAAATTTAAATTAGGGACTGAGTAACACAACATTGAACTAGTAAAACAATTGTCAACAAGCCAAATTGCACAACCTTGAAACATGTAACATGTTTGGTATATTAGCATTATACATTCAGTGATGCTTTGTATTTTGTCCACTTCATGAAACAGACAACATTTGCAATACCATCTTACATCAAAAGTACAAAATACAGACAAAGTTGAAAACAAAATTTGAAGCATGAAGCATTCTGCAGCAGCCATGAAATGACATGTTAAAACCAAGTGAAATATCTTTTCAACTTTATATCAATATAAAGATGGGAGTTGATGGTTTTTCACGATAAATGCAACACCAAAGATCTACAGTCGTTCAGTTTGAACCTCCATTGTGGCCGTACATTATGATATTGTACTAGATAGCACATAATGTCCTAAAGACAATTAAGAATCCAGATAAGCTTTGGTACTCGAGAATTATGCATCTGTAGAGGTGTACTATGCACATGTAAAGGCACCTCTAATTATTTAACAATGCCACCACTAGCTACTGGAAACATGCATTAGTTATAAATGCAGCTGTTTTTGCAACTAATATACAATGGGTGAGAAATTTTAGTCTGAAAAGAGTCAAAAGCAGATGCAATTTAAGTACAAAAACTAACataatgaaattgaaataagaTGAGCATTTACCCGCATGACTGATAACAAGAGATGCAGATCTCAGATAGTCAGCGATGCTTGATGAAAATGTGAAGCAGTCTACTTCCAGAGACCCATTTTCTCCAGTAGACTGCAAAAAGAAAAGTTTAAGAGAAATTAATAAACAAGTAACAATTAGTACAAACTCAGAAGAGAAGGTTTCGAGTGttaaagaaaaatttcaagTCTATCCTTGGTATCAAAGAACCATTGTCTAAAACTAGGAACTACTTTCCCCAAGAAAAATCAACATATAAGTAGGCGAGATATTCTAGTTCTAGTTTATTTGGCTAACTCATTCTAAACATCACTATATATAGAATGTAGTAGTTGCAAGATTCAATGTCTAATGACCACTGCTCTATCAGATTGGAGTTTTTGTCCTAGCCAGACATCTAGGAGACACATATTGATTAACTGGCAGTGTTCAGGCTATAGCAACATCTAAGACTTAACTCTTTCGTTTCAGCATACATTGAGGACTTCGCTTATATTTAACATCCCTTTCGTTCAATTACTTAAATTCTTTTAGCATTCTCCAAACAAGCCATCTCTTATAGGCTTCCCAACTAATCTAGACTAAAATTCTAGCTAAAACAAAAATGGGATTGATGCAATAACTTTGGCtatattttcttccattttggGTTAAATGCTGAACAATCAAAACAACTAATAAACAACTTAAAATCTAAAACAACCTTGTTTAGTGGAGCAATCAGAGTAAAGGAAGCAAAATATTTACAATTACCTTTGCAGGAATGTAGGAACCCCGACCCATTTGAATCAGAAGGTGAGCATAGCCTTTTTTGAAAAGTTCTTCCTTAACTTCCTGAGTATCCACTGCTCTAACTAAAGAATCAAAACAAGTTGTCCCGACTGTTACAAAAACCGTTCTCCTTGATTTCAAATCCTCATCTGCCTCGGCCATTTAAGAGTTCTTCAAGTTTTTCAAAGCAAGACTAAAACCTACAACCTGTCCCAAAAAGGCACATGATTTCTCACATATTCAAAATCAACATGCTGCCATTGACagaggaaagaaggaaaaagaaatcaacCATAAAAATCCGTTAGAGGCTTAGTATACATCTAGTCATCCCAAAAGTTAGATTTATAAAAATTACATGCAAATTCAGCTCAAAAGGCAGTGAATTCCCTAGGAGTTAAAGGTACAAAATTTCAAGTCGACTAATCCATCACATACTCGCTATTTCTGCCAAAAGAAAACTTCTAAAAGTTCTCCAAAACTGATAAAAATTCAAAGATGAGAAACTCATGAGCCTTAATGTCAGTGGTCGAGGAAAATCCTTTTCAATCAACCAGCATTCATTCTTGCTTGAGCGCAACATAGGTCACAAATATTATATGCCTTGACAATGACACTACCACTAATCAAGAGCCAAGAACGACAAATCATGTAATTCACTACCCTATGCTTAATCCATACAGCAAGATTGTGTCAGGAGTTGCAAGTTAGAATGCAACCACCACCTAGACCATACATAACAATCTAATATCATCTCCAAAAGATACCACAACAAAATATTTTCGCAGAAGTTGTTCATGAAGATTTATATTGAGAGTATTACACAAACCCAAGCAAAGGCCTTGGGTCCTTACAGCAATAGCATGCATCTTCTCCATTAGAAACTACTGAAACATCCCACCATAATTATGATCAAATTAAACTGGGTAACTGGATGACCATTATCTTTATAAGCTTTATCATCATCACTTTGTTCTTGCAACAATCACATAGGCATGTGTATTCAACCATATCATAAACATAATTATACTCACTCCCTTATTCTCAATTTATCCAAATAAACTGCAGTGAGAAGACAACCTCAACATCAAATCCAGTAGATCACATTACTACCCTTAAAACCAAACAGAGAATTGCATGAAAATTGCCTTTTATTTGAATAGAACAAAATGAAAACATATCATTTAGAATATTTGAAACATTTATGATTGAATTGGGTATGCTCTGTCAAAAAGTTTCATCTCAAACATTACTAGGAATTAGAGTATCAACTTTGAAGGGGCAAACGTTATTGACACGTAACATAAAAATGTAGTCTTTCTGCCAATTTGCACATGAATTAATAAAACATCTTGCCAAAAAGTACCATAATTTAGAAGTGACTGTCTCAGATTGTGTTTCCCCACAAAATTTGGGCAACAATTAAGTTTTTAACAAGCTTCACAGGAAATCATGGGCTGAAGAAAGTATTGGACAGGAAAATCAGTGTTTTCTACACAGATGCTCTTCTAACTTGCTACTAGAATGGTAATTCAGTTCATTTGCAAATCAAACCTTTCCAATCCACACAATCATGTGTAAGCTGCTGCTAACACTATGACCAGTATGCAAGAAACATAAGCACTACAACCAAAAGACCCACAACTCCTAGTCTTCACCGTAGCCAGGCTCATGCAATTGAAATGTGATAACCCCAAAAACTCAAGTTAATTAGCAAGCCCAAAAgctttaatttaataaatacTGACTGGAAACTGAAAACCTAAAAACAGAGACAGACCTGTTCCCACCTAATTATTGAACAATTTAAGCACAGAaggaaacaataaaaaaatgaagATATCAGGAAAAAAGATGAAGCTTTACCTGCAATCACTTGCCGGCAAAATTCCTCGCTCGATCTAGGGCTCTGGGTTAGGCAAATATAGGAGGGATTTAGACAGAGAAGATGGATTTAATTGAGTAGTGATTAGAAGAACTAGGAGAATGGGAGGCGGTGGTGGCAGCTGTAGAGGAAGGAAggaaatgatgaaaatgatgtTATGGATTTAGGAAGGGATGGAAGCAACCAATTATGAGTAAATTTCACTAAACAGTCGATAAGTTTCATCGGATAAATGGTAAGATTCATGAAATAAATGGTAAGATTTGGTACTAGAGGGGGAACTTCTTTTAACCACTACAACTTACCTTTTTTCAGTTCGAACTTATCATTTTTAGTCTTTACTGGTTCTTTTGGGCCTTACGCTATGCGCAAGAGTGCCCAAGATCTACTTAAATCAGCTTAAATCAAAAGTTAACCAAAGCATGTAATATTAGCAAAACAATGGTTATAAACTCGTTCAAATGATtttgggtttttctaatgggtGCTCTTAGGACACTCGTTAACACACCTTCACATAACCTAACATATATATGCATATACTAATAATTACTAGTTTTTTGGGCCTTGCGCTTTGCGCGAGCCTGCCCAGGTCCtatttttaataaaatcaaataaaaacaTGTAATATTAGCAACAAATTGGTTATAAACTCTCTTTATCCATAATACATCGAGCTATTTGAAATCAAAATCACTAATTAGTAAGCACATGATCTATTACTTCAAGAATCAGCAGTTCAAAGTTCAAGGTTCCAGTGCTAATCAAATTCTAGTACTGAACAAGTTTCAGCTGTTCTCTGTTGCCCCAAATTGCACTCCGtcacaaaaaaaaagtgttGACCTGAGTTCAAATTGCAAAAAAGGTTATTAGATTATTCAAGATACAGCCGTTAACTTGCACAAATTTTGAATACAAATTTTGTGTTCAACTATctcgaaaaaggaaaaaaaaaaacagcatcTTAATTGTGATTCAATCAACTGACAACCCTTAAACAGTGCCAAACCAAAACTATGCAAATCCACAATTTTAAAACAAGAAACTCCAACTTGGGCACTTGAGATACAAAATGTTCAAGTTGTTGGTGTGGTAGTTCCAATCTTTCCACGCACACTCTTTACGACATCATTCTTTTCAAATGGCCAAAGAACGTCCTCCAAGGCCATACTGACCAACCAATCAACATTAAAATGACACCTAAGATAactaatgcaagaaaaataGCAGGAATTTCTTGAATCTGTCAATAAGCTGCGTAAAATAGTTGAAGCATAAAATCTAGTACAATAATACACTTCATTGAAGAATCTCTATCAGTTCTAACCAAAAATAAAAGCTACACATCCACGCATGCACAATGTTATGCGTTCCAaatgcaataataaaaaaatctaGAAAGAAGTAAAAAACATATCAATGTATCGGAAATGCCAATTAAGGTATTCACCACCACCTTTCAAACCAATGAACAAAAGAGAATTGCTAGAAACCAAAACACAAGTTGCTTTGCAAACAACAGATAATTCGGGAGTATGCCTAGTACAGAAGTGGACAAAAGTTTCCCAATCCAAGAACAAAACAAACCTCAGGAGATccaaatgcaattctaatgaaAGCCTGCCACTGTTCAGAAGAATCACAATATATAATTGATTAGATTATTGGATAAATTAGCTATTCTATCTTAACATCTTTACAATAGTCACTTGCAAAGAAATGCACAAAAACTAACCAGAATTTTCACAAAAATCTTTAAAGTTTAGCATGTATTTCATGTAAAAAACTAGGACCGAGAAAGGCATGGCCTCCAATGACTAATGATGTACCAATGTCCACATGACCAAGCGCATCATCTTTGATACTTGAAACAAATATGCAAGCTCAAGTGCTTCATGCCCAGAGAGCAGATTAAGGCAGTTCAGATACAAGTGTAAATTTTTCCCTGCTACATATATAGCATAGTAAATTACATCTCCAGTAATTGCTAT contains:
- the LOC113762818 gene encoding UDP-N-acetylglucosamine transferase subunit ALG13 homolog, with protein sequence MAEADEDLKSRRTVFVTVGTTCFDSLVRAVDTQEVKEELFKKGYAHLLIQMGRGSYIPAKSTGENGSLEVDCFTFSSSIADYLRSASLVISHAGSGSIFETLRLQKPLIVVVNEDLMDNHQSELAEELAERKHLFCARPQTLYQTVADMDLGSLIPYQPGDAAPVAKLLNSFLGFPDD